ACAATGTGTTGTATTTGTTTCTTGCTCGGACCTAAATTGTTTGCTGATTTAGATAGTTCGAAAACTTGAAGCAGCAAATTCAACGAAAGAGCCGCTTAAGTCTCCCTTACTTGACGGAAAATGGGAACTCATATACACCACTTCACAATCGATTCTACAAACTAAGGTCTGTATATTGTAATTATATCTTCAACACATTTTATAATCTTTTAGAATGTTTATCGACACTGTGTCTTTTTAACAGAGACCCAAGCTACTTAGGTCACGTGTAAATTATCAAGCGATCAATGCCGACACACTAAGAGCTCAAAATATGGAATCATTTCCAACTTTTAACCAGGTATCTTCTTAATATGCACAACTGATCTAAACTTTATTGTGTAACCATTTTTAGTGTAAAGATGAAAATGAGATTATTTTCAATGGGATTATGTATCCGTAGGTGACAGCAGACCTAACACCAGTGAGCGCCAAAAAGGTAGCGGTGAAATTCGACTATTTCAAGATTTTTGGATTGGTAAGATGATTTATATATTCGATGCAAAATGTTGATTACCTGATCATGTCCTTAACAGAAGTCTAATTACAACTTTTCATTCATGTTTTAAAGATACCTGTTAAAGCGCCAGATACAGCTCGAGGTTCACTGGAAATAACATACTTGGATGAAGAATTGAGGTGAAAGTCAAACACATACACTTTTATGTGTTATGTTAGCTTCGTACTCACACGTTATTAACATGTTGTGCAGGGTATCAAGAGGCAATAAGGGAAACCTGTTTGTGTTAAGGATGATTGATCCTTCTTATCGTGTTCCCTTGTGATGCAACTGCAAAAACAACGGTCTTGTGAGAAGATACACG
This genomic window from Rutidosis leptorrhynchoides isolate AG116_Rl617_1_P2 chromosome 2, CSIRO_AGI_Rlap_v1, whole genome shotgun sequence contains:
- the LOC139890843 gene encoding probable plastid-lipid-associated protein 4, chloroplastic, which codes for MAILSTPSTTITTTTTQHHLSKLHHHHSTLSSITFPANNQQFSLTHISKSKLRTNVSFFTDFLNKPKNAESIKQELLEAIVPLDRGAEASLEDQQIIEQIVRKLEAANSTKEPLKSPLLDGKWELIYTTSQSILQTKRPKLLRSRVNYQAINADTLRAQNMESFPTFNQVTADLTPVSAKKVAVKFDYFKIFGLIPVKAPDTARGSLEITYLDEELRVSRGNKGNLFVLRMIDPSYRVPL